A single Suricata suricatta isolate VVHF042 chromosome 2, meerkat_22Aug2017_6uvM2_HiC, whole genome shotgun sequence DNA region contains:
- the LOC115285528 gene encoding calmodulin-like, translating into MADQLTEEQIAEFKEAFSLFDKDGDGTITTKELGTVMRSLGQNPTEAELQDMINEVDADGNDTIDFPEFLTMMARKMKDTDSEEEIREAFRVFDKDGNGYISAAELRHVMTNLGEKVTDEEVDEMIREADIDGDGQVNYEEFVQMMTAK; encoded by the coding sequence ATGGCTGACCAACTGACTGAAGAGCAGATTGCAGAATTCAAAGAAGCTTTTTCACTATTTGACAAGGATGGTGATGGAACTATAACAACAAAGGAATTGGGAACTGTAATGAGGTCTCTTGGGCAGAATCCCACAGAAGCAGAGTTACAGGACATGATTAATGAAGTAGATGCTGATGGAAATGACACAATTGACTTCCCGGAATTTTTGACCATGAtggcaagaaaaatgaaagatacagACAGTGAAGAAGAAATTAGAGAAGCATTCCGTGTGTTTGATAAAGATGGCAATGGCTATATTAGTGCTGCAGAGCTTCGTCATGTGATGACAAACCTGGGAGAGAAGGTAACAGATGAAGAGGTTGATGAAATGATCAGGGAAGCAGATATTGATGGTGATGGTCAAGTAAACTACGAAGAGTTTGTACAAATGATGACAGCAAAGTGA